A single Gasterosteus aculeatus chromosome 2, fGasAcu3.hap1.1, whole genome shotgun sequence DNA region contains:
- the brpf1 gene encoding peregrin isoform X4, producing MGLDFDVKTFCHNLRATKPPYECPVETCRKVYKSYSGIEYHLYHYDHDNPTPAQTLPQKRRKGRPPRASLAGSGDTDDCGGNGGGGPGHGGNTPGSPNRSDHSHSPGRETMTYAQAQRMVELEFQGRLHRISIFENIDVVSEEDSGAEDAPQSGAGGGGGGGGGGGVCNGSDGGAGGSELGGGGKERPDIPSSNGGKSTPKSGKHKSKEKKKDGSSHHHSAQSGPAVKLPEAVFRELDQERPDAPSRPSSYYRYIDKSAEELDEEVEYDIDEEDYIWLDIMNDKRRRDGVTPIPQEVFEYLMDRLEKESYFESHNKADPSTLIDEDAVCCICNDGECQNSNVILFCDMCNLAVHQECYGVPYIPEGQWLCRRCLQSPSRAVDCALCPNKGGAFKQTDDARWAHVVCALWIPEVCFANTVFLEPIDSIEHIPPARWKLTCYICKQRGSGACIQCHKANCYTAFHVTCAQQAGLYMKMEPVRETGANGTSFSVRKTAYCDIHTPPGSARPLGGGQGCASMGSSHSDGELEDDDEPSICQDDDSKGWSSERAKRAKAKSRLKMKRARKILAERRAAAPVVSVPCIPPHRLSKITSNLTVPRKSQFMQRLHSYWTLKRQSRNGVPLLRRLQTHLQSQRHVDPPPPPPPPQQQQQQQQQPPSLLPPVSCAIRDGEEKASALKEQLKAWQRLRHDLERARLLVELIRKREKLKRETIKVQQMALEMQLTPFLVLLRSTLEQLQERDINNFFTEPVPLAEVPDYLDHIDTPMDFQTMWNLLESHRYLTFEAFESDFGLIVNNCLKYNAKDTVFYRAALRLREMGGAVLRTARRHAERIGFDYEAGVHLPREPSPDSQRDQDRDRERERDREWERERERERDRERDRDRPLSSNEDDLLLPENRRRLPLEEQLHYLQARLDEVSLGKHSIGQSRRAKALRKEISIVKRKLAHQREGGAGLGGRESTGGGDRGSSLPHHPSSSGHHDEGGESSSQEIGGKDMSVSSSALAPEVGRRTSVLFSKKNQKMAGPPKRPGRPPKNRDAVYAAAALGQSPIGPPQLPLLSPSRQRKRPRSPRTSSSSDSDSDDDDLLPGLPSNGFDGGNQPVTESFRVYRSESRLPRSSSDSESTTSSSSSAASDRTSTTPSKQGRGKASFSRSAFPEDSSEETSGTENDSYSVGGPRSVSH from the exons ATGGGGCTGGACTTTGACGTGAAGACCTTCTGTCACAATCTGCGGGCCACCAAGCCCCCTTACGAGTGCCCCGTGGAGACCTGCCGAAAGGTCTACAAGAGCTACAGTGGCATCGAGTACCACCTCTACCACTATGACCACGACAACCCAACGCCCGCGCAGACTTTGCCCcagaagaggagaaaggggcGGCCTCCTCGCGCCTCCTTGGCCGGCTCCGGGGATACGGACGACTGTGGGGGCAACGGGGGCGGAGGACCTGGGCACGGGGGGAACACGCCGGGTAGCCCCAACCGGTCGGACCACTCCCACTCCCCGGGCAGGGAGACGATGACCTACGCCCAGGCGCAGCGCATGGTGGAGCTGGAGTTTCAAGGGCGCCTCCACCGCATCAGCATCTTCGAGAACATCGACGTGGTGTCGGAGGAGGACAGCGGCGCGGAGGACGCTCCTCAGTCCGGCgcgggtggcggcggcggcggaggaggaggcggcggcgtgtGCAACGGGAGCGACGGCGGAGCCGGCGGCAGCGAGCTGGGCGGGGGTGGCAAGGAGCGGCCGGACATCCCGTCCTCCAACGGCGGCAAGTCCACCCCCAAGTCCGGCAAGCAcaaaagcaaagagaagaagaaggacggcTCGTCTCATCATCACAGCGCCCAGTCGGGCCCCGCGGTCAAGCTCCCCGAGGCGGTGTTCAGAGAGCTGGACCAGGAGAGGCCGGACGCCCCCTCCCGACCGTCGTCTTACTACAG GTACATCGATAAGTCCGCGGAGGAGCTGGACGAGGAGGTGGAGTACGACATCGACGAGGAAGACTACATCTGGCTGGACATCATGAACGACAAGCGGCGGCGTGACGGCGTGACGCCCATCCCCCAGGAGGTCTTTGAATACCTCATGGACCGCTTGGAGAAGGAGTCCTACTTCGAGAGCCACAACAAG GCGGACCCCAGCACCCTGATCGACGAGGACGCCGTCTGCTGCATCTGCAACGACGGCGAGTGCCAGAACAGCAACGTGATCCTGTTCTGCGACATGTGCAACCTGGCGGTGCACCAGGAGTGCTACGGCGTGCCGTACATCCCCGAGGGCCAGTGGCTGTGTCGCCGCTGCCTGCAGTCACCGAGTCGCGCCGTGGACTGCGCCCTGTGTCCCAACAAGGGGGGCGCCTTCAAGCAGACGGACGACGCCCGCTGGGCCCACGTCGTGTGCGCCCTGTGGATCCCGGAG GTCTGCTTCGCCAACACCGTCTTCCTGGAGCCGATCGACAGCATCGAGCACATCCCGCCCGCCCGCTGGAAGCTCACCTGCTACATCTGCAAGCAGCGGGGCTCGGGCGCCTGCATCCAGTGCCACAAGGCCAACTGCTACACCGCCTTCCACGTCACCTGCGCCCAGCAGGCGGGCCTCTACATGAAGATGGAGCCCGTCCGCGAGACGGGGGCCAACGGCACCTCCTTCAGCGTCCGCAAGACGGCCTACTGCGACATCCACACGCCGCCCGGCTCGGCCCGGCCCCTGGGCGGGGGGCAGGGCTGCGCCAGCATGGGCTCGTCTCACAGCGACGGGGAgctggaggacgacgacgagccGAGCATCTGCCAGGACGACGACTCCAAGGGCTGGAGCTCCGAGCGCGCCAAGAGGGCCAAGGCCAAGTCCAGGCTGAAGATGAAGAGGGCGCGGAAGATCTtggcagagaggagagcagccGCGCCGGTGGTGTCTGTGCCCTGCATACCTCCCCATAG GCTGAGCAAAATCACCAGCAACCTGACGGTACCCAGGAAGAGCCAGTTCATGCAGCGGCTCCACAGCTACTGGACCCTGAAGAGGCAAAGTCGCAACGGCGTGCCGCTGCTGCGCCggctgcagacccacctgcAGTCCCAGCGGCACGtcgaccccccgccgcctccgccgccaccgcagcagcagcagcagcagcagcagcagcctccgtCGCTGCTCCCGCCGGTGTCCTGTGCGATt CGGGACGGCGAGGAGAAAGCGTCGGCGCTGAAGGAGCAGCTGAAGGCGTGGCAGAGACTGAGGCACGACCTGGAGAGAGCCCGGCTGCTGGTGGAGCTCATCCGCAAGAGGGAGAAACTCAAGAGGGAGACG ATCAAAGTGCAGCAGATGGCGCTGGAGATGCAGCTGACTCCGTTCCTGGTGCTGCTGAGGAGCACGCTGGAGCAGCTACAGGAGAGGGACATCAACAACTTCTTCACCGAGCCGGTCCCGCTGGCAGAG GTGCCGGACTACCTGGACCACATCGACACGCCGATGGACTTCCAGACCATGTGGAACCTGCTGGAGTCCCACCGCTACCTCACGTTCGAGGCCTTCGAGTCCGACTTCGGCCTCATCGTCAACAACTGCCTCAAGTACAACGCCAAGGACACCGTCTTCTACCGCGCCGCCCTGCGGCTCAGGGAGATGGGCGGGGCCGTCCTGCGGACCGCCAGGCGCCACGCCGAGCGCATCGGCTTCGACTACGAGGCCGGCGTGCACCTCCCCCGAGAGCCCAGCCCGGACAGCCAGCGGGACCAGGACCGGGACCGGGAGCGGGAGCGCGACCGAGAATGGGAGCGAGAACGGGAGAGGGAGCGCGACCGAGAGAGGGACCGAGACCGGCCGCTGTCCTCTAACGAAGATG accTGCTCCTGCCAGAGAACAGGCGGCGCCTcccgctggaggagcagctgcactACCTGCAGGCGCGTCTGGACGAGGTCAGCCTGGGGAAGCACAGCATCGGCCAGTCGCGCAGAGCCAAGGCCCTGAGGAAGGAGATCAGCATCGTCAAGAGGAAGCTGGCGCACCAGCGCGAGGGAGGCGCCGGCCTCGGGGGCCGGGAGTCCACGGGAGGAGGGGACCGGGGTTCCTCCCTCCCACATCACCCGTCCTCCTCGGGACACCACGACGAAGGGGGAGAAAGCAGCAGCCAGGAGATCGGGGGAAAAG ACATGAGCGTGTCCTCGTCGGCGCTGGCTCCGGAGGTGGGCCGCCGCACATCCGTCCTCTTCTCCAAGAAGAACCAAAAGATGGCCGGACCCCCCAAAAGGCCGGGACGCCCCCCCAAGAACCGGGATGCTGTGTACGCCGCGGCGGCGTTGGGCCAAAGCCCCATCGGCCCCCCACAGCTGCCCCTGCTGTCCCCGagcaggcagaggaagaggccCCGAAGCCCCCGCACCAGCTCCAGCTCGGACAGCGACAGCGACGACGACGACCTGCTGCCGG GTCTGCCGAGTAACGGATTCGATGGAGGAAACCAGCCGGTAACGGAGAGCTTCCGCGTGTACAGGAGCGAGTCCCGCCTCCCGCGCTCCAGCTCCGACTCCGAGTCCacgaccagcagcagcagcagcgcggcgTCGGACCGGACCAG tACGACCCCATCCAAGCAGGGCCGGGGAAAGGCCTCGTTCTCCCGCTCCGCCTTCCCGGAGGACAGCAGCGAGGAGACGTCGGGCACGGAGAACGATTCCTACTCAGTGGGGGGGCCGCGCAGCGTTTCGCACT AA
- the brpf1 gene encoding peregrin isoform X3, which produces MGLDFDVKTFCHNLRATKPPYECPVETCRKVYKSYSGIEYHLYHYDHDNPTPAQTLPQKRRKGRPPRASLAGSGDTDDCGGNGGGGPGHGGNTPGSPNRSDHSHSPGRETMTYAQAQRMVELEFQGRLHRISIFENIDVVSEEDSGAEDAPQSGAGGGGGGGGGGGVCNGSDGGAGGSELGGGGKERPDIPSSNGGKSTPKSGKHKSKEKKKDGSSHHHSAQSGPAVKLPEAVFRELDQERPDAPSRPSSYYRYIDKSAEELDEEVEYDIDEEDYIWLDIMNDKRRRDGVTPIPQEVFEYLMDRLEKESYFESHNKADPSTLIDEDAVCCICNDGECQNSNVILFCDMCNLAVHQECYGVPYIPEGQWLCRRCLQSPSRAVDCALCPNKGGAFKQTDDARWAHVVCALWIPEVCFANTVFLEPIDSIEHIPPARWKLTCYICKQRGSGACIQCHKANCYTAFHVTCAQQAGLYMKMEPVRETGANGTSFSVRKTAYCDIHTPPGSARPLGGGQGCASMGSSHSDGELEDDDEPSICQDDDSKGWSSERAKRAKAKSRLKMKRARKILAERRAAAPVVSVPCIPPHRLSKITSNLTVPRKSQFMQRLHSYWTLKRQSRNGVPLLRRLQTHLQSQRHVDPPPPPPPPQQQQQQQQQPPSLLPPVSCAIRDGEEKASALKEQLKAWQRLRHDLERARLLVELIRKREKLKRETIKVQQMALEMQLTPFLVLLRSTLEQLQERDINNFFTEPVPLAEVPDYLDHIDTPMDFQTMWNLLESHRYLTFEAFESDFGLIVNNCLKYNAKDTVFYRAALRLREMGGAVLRTARRHAERIGFDYEAGVHLPREPSPDSQRDQDRDRERERDREWERERERERDRERDRDRPLSSNEDADLLLPENRRRLPLEEQLHYLQARLDEVSLGKHSIGQSRRAKALRKEISIVKRKLAHQREGGAGLGGRESTGGGDRGSSLPHHPSSSGHHDEGGESSSQEIGGKDMSVSSSALAPEVGRRTSVLFSKKNQKMAGPPKRPGRPPKNRDAVYAAAALGQSPIGPPQLPLLSPSRQRKRPRSPRTSSSSDSDSDDDDLLPGLPSNGFDGGNQPVTESFRVYRSESRLPRSSSDSESTTSSSSSAASDRTSTTPSKQGRGKASFSRSAFPEDSSEETSGTENDSYSVGGPRSVSH; this is translated from the exons ATGGGGCTGGACTTTGACGTGAAGACCTTCTGTCACAATCTGCGGGCCACCAAGCCCCCTTACGAGTGCCCCGTGGAGACCTGCCGAAAGGTCTACAAGAGCTACAGTGGCATCGAGTACCACCTCTACCACTATGACCACGACAACCCAACGCCCGCGCAGACTTTGCCCcagaagaggagaaaggggcGGCCTCCTCGCGCCTCCTTGGCCGGCTCCGGGGATACGGACGACTGTGGGGGCAACGGGGGCGGAGGACCTGGGCACGGGGGGAACACGCCGGGTAGCCCCAACCGGTCGGACCACTCCCACTCCCCGGGCAGGGAGACGATGACCTACGCCCAGGCGCAGCGCATGGTGGAGCTGGAGTTTCAAGGGCGCCTCCACCGCATCAGCATCTTCGAGAACATCGACGTGGTGTCGGAGGAGGACAGCGGCGCGGAGGACGCTCCTCAGTCCGGCgcgggtggcggcggcggcggaggaggaggcggcggcgtgtGCAACGGGAGCGACGGCGGAGCCGGCGGCAGCGAGCTGGGCGGGGGTGGCAAGGAGCGGCCGGACATCCCGTCCTCCAACGGCGGCAAGTCCACCCCCAAGTCCGGCAAGCAcaaaagcaaagagaagaagaaggacggcTCGTCTCATCATCACAGCGCCCAGTCGGGCCCCGCGGTCAAGCTCCCCGAGGCGGTGTTCAGAGAGCTGGACCAGGAGAGGCCGGACGCCCCCTCCCGACCGTCGTCTTACTACAG GTACATCGATAAGTCCGCGGAGGAGCTGGACGAGGAGGTGGAGTACGACATCGACGAGGAAGACTACATCTGGCTGGACATCATGAACGACAAGCGGCGGCGTGACGGCGTGACGCCCATCCCCCAGGAGGTCTTTGAATACCTCATGGACCGCTTGGAGAAGGAGTCCTACTTCGAGAGCCACAACAAG GCGGACCCCAGCACCCTGATCGACGAGGACGCCGTCTGCTGCATCTGCAACGACGGCGAGTGCCAGAACAGCAACGTGATCCTGTTCTGCGACATGTGCAACCTGGCGGTGCACCAGGAGTGCTACGGCGTGCCGTACATCCCCGAGGGCCAGTGGCTGTGTCGCCGCTGCCTGCAGTCACCGAGTCGCGCCGTGGACTGCGCCCTGTGTCCCAACAAGGGGGGCGCCTTCAAGCAGACGGACGACGCCCGCTGGGCCCACGTCGTGTGCGCCCTGTGGATCCCGGAG GTCTGCTTCGCCAACACCGTCTTCCTGGAGCCGATCGACAGCATCGAGCACATCCCGCCCGCCCGCTGGAAGCTCACCTGCTACATCTGCAAGCAGCGGGGCTCGGGCGCCTGCATCCAGTGCCACAAGGCCAACTGCTACACCGCCTTCCACGTCACCTGCGCCCAGCAGGCGGGCCTCTACATGAAGATGGAGCCCGTCCGCGAGACGGGGGCCAACGGCACCTCCTTCAGCGTCCGCAAGACGGCCTACTGCGACATCCACACGCCGCCCGGCTCGGCCCGGCCCCTGGGCGGGGGGCAGGGCTGCGCCAGCATGGGCTCGTCTCACAGCGACGGGGAgctggaggacgacgacgagccGAGCATCTGCCAGGACGACGACTCCAAGGGCTGGAGCTCCGAGCGCGCCAAGAGGGCCAAGGCCAAGTCCAGGCTGAAGATGAAGAGGGCGCGGAAGATCTtggcagagaggagagcagccGCGCCGGTGGTGTCTGTGCCCTGCATACCTCCCCATAG GCTGAGCAAAATCACCAGCAACCTGACGGTACCCAGGAAGAGCCAGTTCATGCAGCGGCTCCACAGCTACTGGACCCTGAAGAGGCAAAGTCGCAACGGCGTGCCGCTGCTGCGCCggctgcagacccacctgcAGTCCCAGCGGCACGtcgaccccccgccgcctccgccgccaccgcagcagcagcagcagcagcagcagcagcctccgtCGCTGCTCCCGCCGGTGTCCTGTGCGATt CGGGACGGCGAGGAGAAAGCGTCGGCGCTGAAGGAGCAGCTGAAGGCGTGGCAGAGACTGAGGCACGACCTGGAGAGAGCCCGGCTGCTGGTGGAGCTCATCCGCAAGAGGGAGAAACTCAAGAGGGAGACG ATCAAAGTGCAGCAGATGGCGCTGGAGATGCAGCTGACTCCGTTCCTGGTGCTGCTGAGGAGCACGCTGGAGCAGCTACAGGAGAGGGACATCAACAACTTCTTCACCGAGCCGGTCCCGCTGGCAGAG GTGCCGGACTACCTGGACCACATCGACACGCCGATGGACTTCCAGACCATGTGGAACCTGCTGGAGTCCCACCGCTACCTCACGTTCGAGGCCTTCGAGTCCGACTTCGGCCTCATCGTCAACAACTGCCTCAAGTACAACGCCAAGGACACCGTCTTCTACCGCGCCGCCCTGCGGCTCAGGGAGATGGGCGGGGCCGTCCTGCGGACCGCCAGGCGCCACGCCGAGCGCATCGGCTTCGACTACGAGGCCGGCGTGCACCTCCCCCGAGAGCCCAGCCCGGACAGCCAGCGGGACCAGGACCGGGACCGGGAGCGGGAGCGCGACCGAGAATGGGAGCGAGAACGGGAGAGGGAGCGCGACCGAGAGAGGGACCGAGACCGGCCGCTGTCCTCTAACGAAGATG cagaccTGCTCCTGCCAGAGAACAGGCGGCGCCTcccgctggaggagcagctgcactACCTGCAGGCGCGTCTGGACGAGGTCAGCCTGGGGAAGCACAGCATCGGCCAGTCGCGCAGAGCCAAGGCCCTGAGGAAGGAGATCAGCATCGTCAAGAGGAAGCTGGCGCACCAGCGCGAGGGAGGCGCCGGCCTCGGGGGCCGGGAGTCCACGGGAGGAGGGGACCGGGGTTCCTCCCTCCCACATCACCCGTCCTCCTCGGGACACCACGACGAAGGGGGAGAAAGCAGCAGCCAGGAGATCGGGGGAAAAG ACATGAGCGTGTCCTCGTCGGCGCTGGCTCCGGAGGTGGGCCGCCGCACATCCGTCCTCTTCTCCAAGAAGAACCAAAAGATGGCCGGACCCCCCAAAAGGCCGGGACGCCCCCCCAAGAACCGGGATGCTGTGTACGCCGCGGCGGCGTTGGGCCAAAGCCCCATCGGCCCCCCACAGCTGCCCCTGCTGTCCCCGagcaggcagaggaagaggccCCGAAGCCCCCGCACCAGCTCCAGCTCGGACAGCGACAGCGACGACGACGACCTGCTGCCGG GTCTGCCGAGTAACGGATTCGATGGAGGAAACCAGCCGGTAACGGAGAGCTTCCGCGTGTACAGGAGCGAGTCCCGCCTCCCGCGCTCCAGCTCCGACTCCGAGTCCacgaccagcagcagcagcagcgcggcgTCGGACCGGACCAG tACGACCCCATCCAAGCAGGGCCGGGGAAAGGCCTCGTTCTCCCGCTCCGCCTTCCCGGAGGACAGCAGCGAGGAGACGTCGGGCACGGAGAACGATTCCTACTCAGTGGGGGGGCCGCGCAGCGTTTCGCACT AA